A genomic stretch from Neodiprion fabricii isolate iyNeoFabr1 chromosome 3, iyNeoFabr1.1, whole genome shotgun sequence includes:
- the LOC124178378 gene encoding uncharacterized protein LOC124178378, which yields MNTYVLFLVAALGVLSIATAFPQKEGQIFSNEAIKQAQNTFLIPKDATIQKVQEGIELAAYESIPGDQKINLFEILGEQFPPEVVNNLQAQVDQVGRN from the coding sequence ATGAATACGTACGTGCTCTTTTTGGTTGCGGCATTGGGCGTTCTATCAATAGCAACTGCATTTCCGCAGAAGGAGGGGCAAATCTTCAGTAACGAAGCAATAAAGCAGGCCCAAAACACTTTCCTAATCCCCAAAGATGCTACCATCCAGAAGGTCCAGGAAGGCATTGAGTTGGCAGCTTACGAATCGATCCCTGGCGACCAGAAGATCAACCTTTTCGAAATCCTTGGCGAACAGTTCCCTCCTGAGGTCGTAAATAATCTTCAAGCGCAAGTTGACCAAGTTGGACGCAACTGA